A single window of Hymenobacter sp. APR13 DNA harbors:
- a CDS encoding sodium:solute symporter, which yields MSPTLILSLIAGYFVVLIIISILTSRKATSESFFIANRNAPWYMVAFAMIGTSLSGVTFISIPGMVATQSWSYMAVVLGYIVGYLVIGTVLMPMYYRLRLVSIYTYLEQRFGFWSYKTGAFFFLISRAVGAAFRLFLVAGVLQLAVFDGLGVPFAVTVTVSIFLIYLYTFRGGLKTILWTDTFQTMAMLVCVAVSIYLMADELNLGFAGLVKTVKESSMSQIYFSDPKDDKFFWKQFASGAFITIVMTGLDQDLMQKNLSCRNLQDAQKNMFWFTIAIVVVNVFFLSLGVLLYQYAAAKGIALPTNPATGKIIGDNVFPLLATGHFTLFAGIVFILGIIAVTYASADSALTALTTSFCVDMLDIKQYEEKKQTRVRQLTHFGFSLVLIVIILIFRAINDQSVITAVFKAAGYTYGPLLGLYSFGLFMSRGLHDRLVPAVCVAAPLLTWFINANSKAWWGYEFGFEILILNGLLTFLGLLAISRPRAAAELNPAL from the coding sequence ATGTCTCCTACTCTGATCCTGAGCCTGATTGCGGGCTACTTTGTCGTTCTCATTATTATTTCGATTCTCACGTCGCGCAAGGCCACGAGTGAGTCGTTCTTTATTGCCAACCGCAACGCGCCCTGGTACATGGTGGCGTTTGCCATGATTGGCACCTCGCTGTCGGGCGTCACGTTCATTTCCATTCCGGGCATGGTGGCCACGCAGAGCTGGAGTTACATGGCCGTGGTGCTGGGCTACATTGTGGGCTACCTCGTGATTGGCACCGTGCTCATGCCCATGTACTACCGGCTGCGGCTGGTGAGCATCTACACCTATCTGGAGCAGCGGTTTGGGTTCTGGAGCTACAAAACCGGCGCGTTCTTCTTCCTGATTTCGCGGGCCGTGGGGGCGGCGTTCCGGCTGTTTCTGGTGGCGGGCGTGCTGCAGCTGGCCGTGTTCGACGGGCTGGGCGTGCCGTTTGCCGTCACGGTCACGGTCAGCATCTTCCTGATTTACCTCTACACCTTCCGCGGCGGCCTCAAAACCATCCTCTGGACCGATACTTTCCAGACCATGGCCATGCTGGTGTGCGTGGCCGTGAGCATCTACCTGATGGCCGACGAGCTGAACCTGGGCTTTGCCGGGCTGGTGAAAACGGTGAAGGAAAGCAGCATGTCGCAGATCTACTTCTCCGACCCCAAAGACGACAAGTTTTTCTGGAAGCAGTTTGCCTCGGGCGCCTTCATCACCATCGTCATGACCGGCCTCGACCAGGACCTGATGCAGAAAAACCTGAGCTGCCGCAACCTCCAGGACGCCCAGAAAAACATGTTCTGGTTCACGATTGCCATTGTGGTGGTGAACGTGTTCTTCCTGTCGTTGGGCGTGCTGCTGTACCAGTACGCGGCCGCCAAGGGCATTGCGTTGCCTACCAACCCTGCCACCGGCAAAATCATCGGCGACAACGTGTTTCCGCTGCTGGCCACGGGCCACTTCACGCTGTTTGCGGGCATTGTGTTCATCCTGGGCATTATTGCCGTGACCTACGCCTCCGCCGACTCGGCCCTGACGGCCCTCACCACCTCCTTCTGCGTGGACATGCTCGACATCAAGCAGTACGAAGAGAAAAAGCAGACCCGCGTGCGGCAGCTCACCCACTTCGGCTTCTCTCTGGTGCTCATCGTCATCATCCTGATTTTCCGCGCCATCAACGACCAGAGCGTGATTACGGCCGTGTTTAAGGCCGCCGGCTACACCTACGGGCCGCTGCTGGGCCTCTACTCGTTCGGGCTGTTTATGAGCCGTGGCCTGCACGACCGGCTGGTGCCGGCCGTGTGCGTGGCCGCGCCGCTGCTCACGTGGTTTATCAACGCCAACTCCAAGGCGTGGTGGGGCTACGAGTTTGGGTTCGAGATTCTGATTCTGAACGGTCTGCTTACGTTCCTGGGGCTGCTGGCCATTTCGCGCCCCCGCGCCGCCGCCGAATTGAACCCTGCTTTATAA
- a CDS encoding ABC transporter ATP-binding protein — MARSGMNTSGATLDPDVPKKKLSKESFRQGLRIFRFTLPYRTKFVLGTVLLTLSSASTMAFPWLIGKLADAASGNPVVLPNGMSVSINQIALGFGVLILLQGLFSFGRIWFFTQVSEFTVRDIRQALYRKFVTLPIPYFEKNRVGAITSRITSDVGIIQDSFSLTLAELFRQVTTLLAGIVFIMVVSVKLSLFMLLTFPPIVVLAMVFGKKIRGLAKTTQDELAKTNVIVEETLQGINTVKAFTNEQFETQRYTASLSNTVRAALKSNLYRGGFVSFVIIGLFGGIVLVLWRAATLVQAGQMTIGDLTQFALYTMFIGASVAGLGELYGKVQSTLGASERILEILDEPTEPTHQPGAQPVQLQGNIAYEHVAFQYPTRPDLTVLQDITFSIRAGEKIALVGPSGAGKSTIVQLLMQFYELSGGQITIDGRPIQSYDLTELRRHIGIVPQETILFGGSIRENIAYGKTNATDEEIMQAARKANAWQFISSFPEGLDTLVGERGIKLSGGQRQRIAIARAILKNPAILLLDEATSALDSESEKLVQQAMDELMQHRTSIIIAHRLSTIRKVDKILVIDGGRIVEQGTHEELAHNDNGLYANLLKLQFEMS; from the coding sequence ATGGCCCGAAGCGGAATGAATACCAGCGGCGCGACTCTTGACCCGGACGTGCCCAAGAAGAAATTATCGAAGGAAAGCTTCCGGCAGGGGTTGCGGATTTTCCGCTTCACGCTGCCCTACCGCACCAAGTTTGTTTTGGGCACGGTCCTACTGACGCTGTCCAGCGCCAGCACCATGGCCTTTCCGTGGCTGATTGGCAAGCTGGCCGATGCCGCCAGCGGCAACCCGGTGGTACTGCCCAACGGCATGTCCGTTTCCATCAACCAGATTGCGCTGGGCTTTGGCGTGCTGATTTTACTGCAGGGCCTGTTTTCATTCGGGCGCATCTGGTTTTTCACGCAGGTAAGCGAGTTTACCGTCCGCGACATCCGGCAGGCACTCTACCGTAAGTTCGTGACGCTGCCCATTCCGTACTTCGAGAAAAACCGGGTGGGCGCTATCACCTCACGCATTACCTCCGACGTCGGTATCATTCAGGATTCCTTTTCTCTGACGCTGGCCGAGTTGTTCCGGCAGGTGACGACCCTGCTGGCGGGCATCGTGTTTATCATGGTGGTATCGGTGAAGCTGTCGTTGTTTATGCTGCTGACGTTTCCACCGATTGTGGTGCTGGCCATGGTCTTCGGCAAGAAAATCCGGGGGCTGGCCAAAACCACCCAGGACGAGTTGGCCAAAACTAACGTCATTGTAGAGGAAACCCTGCAGGGCATCAACACGGTGAAGGCCTTCACCAACGAGCAGTTTGAAACCCAGCGCTACACCGCCTCGCTCTCCAACACCGTGCGGGCCGCCCTGAAAAGTAACCTCTACCGCGGCGGCTTCGTGTCGTTCGTCATCATTGGCCTGTTCGGCGGCATCGTGCTGGTGCTATGGCGCGCCGCCACGCTGGTGCAGGCCGGCCAGATGACCATCGGCGACCTGACGCAGTTTGCCTTGTATACCATGTTCATCGGGGCTTCGGTGGCGGGTCTGGGCGAGCTGTACGGCAAGGTGCAAAGCACGCTGGGCGCCTCAGAGCGGATTCTGGAAATCTTGGACGAGCCCACCGAGCCCACCCACCAGCCGGGCGCGCAGCCGGTGCAGCTACAGGGCAACATTGCCTACGAGCACGTGGCCTTCCAGTACCCCACCCGCCCCGACCTGACGGTGCTGCAGGACATTACGTTCTCCATCCGGGCCGGCGAGAAGATTGCGCTGGTGGGCCCCTCGGGCGCCGGCAAAAGCACCATTGTGCAGCTGCTGATGCAGTTCTACGAGCTCAGTGGCGGCCAGATTACCATCGACGGCCGCCCCATCCAGTCGTATGACCTCACGGAGCTGCGCCGCCACATCGGCATTGTACCGCAGGAAACCATCCTGTTTGGGGGCTCCATCCGCGAGAACATTGCCTACGGCAAAACCAACGCCACCGACGAGGAAATCATGCAGGCGGCCCGCAAAGCCAACGCCTGGCAGTTCATCAGCTCCTTCCCCGAGGGGCTCGACACGCTGGTGGGCGAGCGGGGCATCAAGCTTTCGGGCGGGCAGCGTCAGCGCATCGCCATTGCCCGCGCCATCCTGAAAAACCCGGCCATCCTGCTGCTCGACGAAGCCACCTCGGCCCTCGACTCGGAAAGCGAAAAGCTGGTGCAGCAGGCCATGGACGAGCTGATGCAGCACCGCACCAGCATCATCATTGCCCACCGCCTGAGCACCATCCGCAAAGTCGACAAGATTCTGGTCATCGACGGCGGCCGCATTGTGGAGCAGGGCACGCACGAGGAGCTGGCCCACAACGACAACGGCCTCTACGCCAACCTGCTCAAGCTGCAGTTTGAGATGAGCTAG
- a CDS encoding energy transducer TonB: MKHLFLFLLTVAATHAAQAQQPAAPKAPKAPIELKAGRMQAQARPAANRPDVAPQYPGGAQAMGAFFQQNIQYPEAARVKGITGNVEVTATVGADGRLTNPVVAKSLAADCDAEALRVLALMPAWKPATRKGEPVPVQVRLPVPFGNSQILKVEQGKPKFD, from the coding sequence ATGAAACATCTCTTCCTCTTTCTGCTGACGGTAGCGGCCACCCACGCCGCGCAGGCCCAGCAGCCGGCCGCGCCCAAAGCGCCCAAGGCCCCTATTGAGCTGAAAGCCGGCCGCATGCAGGCCCAGGCCCGCCCGGCCGCCAACCGCCCCGACGTGGCGCCCCAGTATCCGGGTGGTGCGCAGGCCATGGGCGCTTTTTTTCAGCAGAACATCCAGTATCCGGAGGCGGCGCGCGTCAAAGGTATTACCGGCAACGTGGAAGTCACGGCTACCGTCGGGGCCGATGGGCGCCTGACCAACCCGGTAGTAGCCAAATCCCTGGCCGCCGACTGCGACGCGGAGGCGCTGCGGGTGCTGGCCCTCATGCCGGCCTGGAAGCCAGCCACCCGCAAGGGCGAGCCGGTACCGGTGCAGGTGCGGCTGCCGGTCCCGTTCGGCAACTCCCAGATTCTGAAGGTAGAGCAAGGAAAACCCAAATTTGACTAA
- a CDS encoding MBL fold metallo-hydrolase, with protein sequence MASAPRYVSNPQLPIVKPNYPGNKMIGRQYCNGEELYEPTFGTVLKWQLSENPQKKEKKDDLWTPDVVNCTEFLRGQDDGLVWLGHASFVLRVSGRTLLFDPLLFSSLGLRRRHALPCRPEDLTGLDYLLLSHGHRDHLDEKSMQLLARQNPQAQVLTSLSMTPLLRRLAPGLPVQEAGWWQQYELGPEAPFELFYLPASHWHRRGLTDLNQVLWGSFLLRLPDGRTIYFAGDTSMADHFEDIEKQFGPLDVVLMPIGAYKPAYMMQMSHVNPHEAAKAANLLRAGHVVPMHYGTFDLSDEPASEPLRELQQVAQGGMLRGELHVPAVGEVLRWQDWE encoded by the coding sequence ATGGCCTCCGCCCCGCGCTACGTCAGCAACCCGCAGCTGCCCATCGTCAAACCCAACTACCCCGGCAACAAGATGATTGGCCGGCAATACTGCAACGGCGAGGAGCTGTACGAGCCCACGTTCGGTACCGTGCTGAAGTGGCAGCTGAGCGAGAATCCGCAGAAAAAGGAGAAGAAAGACGACCTCTGGACGCCGGACGTGGTGAACTGCACCGAATTCCTGCGCGGCCAAGACGACGGCTTGGTGTGGCTGGGGCACGCCAGCTTCGTGCTGCGGGTGAGCGGCCGCACGCTGCTTTTCGATCCGCTGCTGTTCTCGTCGCTGGGGCTGCGCCGCCGCCACGCTCTGCCCTGCCGCCCCGAAGACCTGACCGGCCTCGACTACCTGCTGCTCAGCCACGGCCACCGCGACCATCTCGACGAGAAATCCATGCAGCTGCTGGCCCGCCAGAATCCGCAGGCGCAGGTGCTGACTTCGTTGAGCATGACGCCGCTGCTGCGCCGTCTGGCCCCGGGCCTGCCGGTGCAGGAGGCCGGCTGGTGGCAGCAGTATGAGCTGGGCCCCGAAGCGCCGTTCGAGCTGTTCTACCTGCCCGCCTCGCACTGGCACCGCCGCGGCCTCACCGACCTGAACCAGGTGCTGTGGGGCAGCTTCCTGCTGCGCCTGCCCGACGGCCGCACCATCTACTTCGCCGGCGACACGTCCATGGCCGACCACTTCGAGGACATCGAGAAGCAATTTGGACCGCTGGATGTCGTGCTGATGCCCATCGGGGCCTACAAGCCGGCCTACATGATGCAGATGAGCCACGTGAACCCGCACGAAGCGGCCAAGGCGGCCAACCTGCTGAGGGCCGGCCACGTGGTGCCCATGCACTACGGCACTTTCGACCTCAGCGACGAGCCGGCCTCCGAGCCGCTGCGCGAGCTGCAGCAGGTGGCTCAGGGCGGCATGCTCCGCGGTGAGCTGCACGTGCCGGCCGTGGGCGAGGTGCTGCGCTGGCAGGACTGGGAGTAA